GACTTGCAGACGGGAGCCCTCTGCACTATCTGATTTTGAGTGCTTCAAGATAGAATTTATGGTAATGGTTGCGTCACTTGGTTGGTCAGGGGCTTGCAATAAACCTTTTGCAAAGAACTCTGGTCCTAGGCCACTTCTTCGACCATAACCCCCAAGGTAGATATCCTGATCGGAATCATGGGTCATTTCATGGGTATAAGTAATGGCTCCATCCTTGTCTAGCATACGGTAAGACATATAGTAGACACCATCCCCTGTTGCGTAGGCTCCATGCTGGTTGTGTACTACCTTATTGCCAACTGGGCCAAAGAAGTTCTTCATGGCTGAGTTGGTGCTATCAAACTTAGCCTCCACTGTAGCTTTTCCAGAGGTTGTGTCATCACCAAACTTATAAGCATCATAAAGCAAGATGGTACGATAGAGTTTTTCACGCCCCTCATTATCTAAAATACGATACCAATAATCGTAGTGATCTCGCTGGCGTTTGGCTGTTTCACGCGCATTTTCTTCAACAAAGTCATTGAGAGCCTTGCCCGCTTTATGCTCACTATTGCGGTAGCGATCATAAGCTCCAAATCCTAGACTAGACATGGTCGAGATGACAAAGACGGATCTCTCTGGCAAGGTCAGGAGCGGCAAGACCATATTGCGATATTTCCATGTGGCACTCGTGATGCGGTCATAGACACCGATAGAATACTTGCTACCAGTCTGTCCTTGCTTCGTTTTCACCTCTTCGATAGTGGATTTTTCTTCGACGATGTAGGCCTTAGTCTCTGATTTAAACCAGTCATTGTTACTTGTTTTTGGTAAAAAGACTTTGCGGTAATGTTCCAGCGTGCTAAACAAATCTGTCGTTCCATGATGACTAGCAAGACTGATACCATAAGTATCGACATTATTCTTAGCTAGAAGATTGTTAAAGCCAGATTTACCCAGCTCAATCAGGGCATCTAGTGGTGAAGCATTTCCCTTACCAAAGAAGTCCAAATGGTACAGAACTAGGTCTTTGACATTCACCTGACCATAGCTAAAGTTGTACCAACGCTCCAGATACGCCATACCAAGTAGCAAGGCTTCCTTGTTGTGTTTGATTTTATCTACAAGATAGCCCTTGGTAACTGGGTTATCACCGGCAAGTCCAGCATCAGCTGACAAGAGCTTTTTCAAACTGTCTTCCAAATGTTGTTTTGTTTTGGCGAACTGGTCTTCTAGATAGAGCTCAGTTTGCTTGACGTTTGGAGAAATACCCAGCGTCTTTCTGATGGCTTCTGAATGATAGTCAACCTTTTGTAAGTCAGGTAAGACTTGCTTGATGATAGAAGATTGGTCATACAGGAATTGGTTTGGCGTATAGAGAAGTCCAGTATCTCCTAGACTATATTCCGCTAATTTGGCAAAATCATCCTGGTACTTGAGATCGAGTTTCTCAGATGAATGGTCCTTGTAATGCAGCAAGAGTTTGTTTGCAGTCTGTTTGTTAGAAACAATATCAGTGATGACTTGGTTGTCCTTCATCATGACTGCTGACAAGAGTTCTTTTTGATATAACAGACTGTTCTCATTGACCAGATTTCCGTATTTGACGATGGTTGCCTTGTTGTAGAAAGGTAGCAATTTTTCAATGTTCTTATAAGCCAAGGCGCGCTTAGATTGATAATGGGCAACCTTAGAAAAATCACTGTCTTTTTTGCCACTTGTTGAGAGTGGTTCCACTGTTGGTAGAGTGAGAGGATTGATTGCTGCTTTTTTGCTTTCGATTTGGGAAGCATCTAGCATTGTTCCTCTTTCTTCAAAGGATTCCTTGCTGACGACTTCATCCTTGACCAAGGTGACATTGTAGACTCTGTTGGCCTTGCTACTGAATGTGTCCTTCACCTTCATTCCATTATAGTGGTAGCCGGTAATGGCATTTCCGTTGGTTACATTGACATCACTGAGAACATTGGTCAATCTTCCAGCATGCTGTTCCTCATTAGTTTTTCGATCCCACAAATAGCCTGCTACTCCCGCGACTCTACCAAAGTGCTTGGCATTGTTAATATCGCCTTCAGCATAGCTATCTTGGATTTGTGCATCCTGATCTACTAGACCTGCAAGACCACCCACTGTCTGATCTGAACTATTTGTGTTGGATGAAATGGCTACTGTCGCTTTTGACTTAGTAAGTAAAGCCTTGTCACCTGTCAAATGACCGACCAGACCACCGATATTATAGGCAGCAGTCGTCTCATACGTGTTGATAATTCTTCCCTTGAAACTGCTCTCTGTGATACTTGATTGCTCCGCCTTAGCCAGCAAACCACCGATACCACGTTCACCTGCTAGAACACCATCAACGTGAACTTGCTTAATCTTTGTGCCATTCTGAGCTTCATAGGACAATGCACCGATATCATCTTTCCCTGAAATGGAGACATTTTTCAGACTCAATTTTTCTACTGTGGCACTACTCAAAGTTTCAAACAGTGGTTTTTTCAAGTTGTAAATAGCATACTGCTTGCCATCTTTTTCACCAATCAACTGACCAGTAAAGGCGCCCTTGATGTAAGATCTTTCATCAGGTCCCAGTTCCACTTCGTTGGCATTCAAACTAGCTGCTAAATGATAGGTTCCAGAGAGATTCTTGTTGATAGCTTTGACCAGATTGCTAAAGGAAGTAAAGGTTGTCGTTTCCTCTGTAGCCTTCTTAGCTAAGTAGAAGGTGAAATTATCAACATATTTATTTTCTAGCTCTTGCTGGAGTTTCTCAGCCTTGGCTGTGATTTTATAAACTGGCTGGCCATCTTTCGTTTCAGCCGTTATTGAAGCGACTGGTAGATAGACATCTTTAAATGACGAGGATTTAACCTTGACAAAGTAAGTTTCTGTATTCTTTGGAACACTGTCTAAAGAAACATGTTGTTTGTAAGTACCATTGGTCTGACTATACAACTCCAGATCCGAAACGTTTCTTAATTCAAGTGTTTTTTCTGGATCTTTTTCTTTTGGTTTTTCTGTCGGAGTTTCCGGTTTTACTTGCTCGGTATTGCCCGTATACTCTGGAAGAGGAGCGACTTGTTCCGGTTCCACAATGGCTCCTGCTTGGGTACCTTTATACTCTGGAAGGGAAGACTGGATTTCTGGTTCAACGATAGCACCAGCCTGGGTTCCCTTGTACTCAGCTTGTGGTGCGACTTGTTCTGGTTCCACAATCGCACCTGCTTGCGTATCTGTATATTCTGGTTTTTCAGCTATCTCAGGGTCAACAATCGCTCCTGCTTGAGTTCCCTGATACTCAGGTAGTGGAGCGACTTGTTCTGGTTCCACAATGGCACCTGATTGAGTATCTGTATATTCTGGTTTTTCGCTTGTCTCTGGCGCTACGACCGCTCCCGCTTGAGTTCCCTGATACTCAGGCAATGGAGCAACTTGCTCGGGTTCAACGACGGCTCCTGCTTGGGTGCCTGTATATTCTGGTTTTTCAGCTGTCTCTGGGGCTACAACCGCTCCCGCTTGCTCGCCTGTATATTCTGGTAATGGAGCCTGCGTCTCAGGCTCTCCTTTTGTTGCAGACTGAGGTGCTTCACTTGCAGCTACTGCCTTCTTAGTCCCTTTCTCTACTATACGTGGCAAGACTTCTTCTACTTTAGTTGAGAGAACTTCCCGAGAAATTTCTTGGTTTTCAACAGTGAAAATGCGAACAAGTTCAATCTTCTTCCCAGCACGACCTTCTTGTTTGACATGGATGGTTCCCTCTGTTAGTTCTGGATTTTCCTGCACCACTTCTGAAACATCTAGTTTGGTTACAATCTCTTGGTCTTTGTATAAGAGCTCTGGTTTGTTCACGCGACCAGCCAAGACTTCGTCTTGAGGATCTACACTAGCAATACCAGACGGCTTTTTATTAGATAAATCTTGAGAAGGGATTGTCTTGTCTGCAGGGCTTGTTGAAGACGGAGCTTTCTGCTCATCTCCTGCCTTTTGTCCACCTTCGTTGGCTTGGAAATGAGGTTGAACTGTATAGTCAAGTTTCTGATCCCTAGCAGCAGTTTCTTGCTGATTAATCTCTTTGTCTTGCTTAATATAGCCTAGATAAGTATAACCTGATAAGGCACGTGGCAAAGGCAGACTATCTCCTTGGGATAATTGGTATTCCTGATTGTATTGGAGCAAAAGTTGATTTTCAATAGCCTGAACTGAAGAAGCCAAACCACTGCCCATCCCTGTTACCAAAATCACATTCAAGAGGGCTTTCTTTTTGCCTTTCTTTTTCGATACGACAAAAATAAGAAGGCCAATTGAAGCTAGGGCTCCACCAGTTAAAACACTAGTAAGGCTATTCTGCCCACCTGTATTGGGCAACTGACCTAGTTGGGCTTTCTCATCCATACGGTAGACTAGATAATAGGTGCTCTCACTATCTTCCGCAATCTTCGGAATATCCTTGACAATCAAGTCCTTCTCTTGCCCACTCAGCTCCGTATCCGTCACATATTTGTAGTGAACAGCTGCATTTTCTTGAGCAAATACGGTTCCACTACTCGCAATGGACACAAAAAATAGGCTTGAAATCGAAGCTGACACAAGTCCAATTGCTAATTTTCGTAAGGAGAAACGATGCTGCTTCTCTCC
The sequence above is a segment of the Streptococcus oralis ATCC 35037 genome. Coding sequences within it:
- a CDS encoding ZmpA/ZmpB/ZmpC family metallo-endopeptidase, giving the protein MKKFFGEKQHRFSLRKLAIGLVSASISSLFFVSIASSGTVFAQENAAVHYKYVTDTELSGQEKDLIVKDIPKIAEDSESTYYLVYRMDEKAQLGQLPNTGGQNSLTSVLTGGALASIGLLIFVVSKKKGKKKALLNVILVTGMGSGLASSVQAIENQLLLQYNQEYQLSQGDSLPLPRALSGYTYLGYIKQDKEINQQETAARDQKLDYTVQPHFQANEGGQKAGDEQKAPSSTSPADKTIPSQDLSNKKPSGIASVDPQDEVLAGRVNKPELLYKDQEIVTKLDVSEVVQENPELTEGTIHVKQEGRAGKKIELVRIFTVENQEISREVLSTKVEEVLPRIVEKGTKKAVAASEAPQSATKGEPETQAPLPEYTGEQAGAVVAPETAEKPEYTGTQAGAVVEPEQVAPLPEYQGTQAGAVVAPETSEKPEYTDTQSGAIVEPEQVAPLPEYQGTQAGAIVDPEIAEKPEYTDTQAGAIVEPEQVAPQAEYKGTQAGAIVEPEIQSSLPEYKGTQAGAIVEPEQVAPLPEYTGNTEQVKPETPTEKPKEKDPEKTLELRNVSDLELYSQTNGTYKQHVSLDSVPKNTETYFVKVKSSSFKDVYLPVASITAETKDGQPVYKITAKAEKLQQELENKYVDNFTFYLAKKATEETTTFTSFSNLVKAINKNLSGTYHLAASLNANEVELGPDERSYIKGAFTGQLIGEKDGKQYAIYNLKKPLFETLSSATVEKLSLKNVSISGKDDIGALSYEAQNGTKIKQVHVDGVLAGERGIGGLLAKAEQSSITESSFKGRIINTYETTAAYNIGGLVGHLTGDKALLTKSKATVAISSNTNSSDQTVGGLAGLVDQDAQIQDSYAEGDINNAKHFGRVAGVAGYLWDRKTNEEQHAGRLTNVLSDVNVTNGNAITGYHYNGMKVKDTFSSKANRVYNVTLVKDEVVSKESFEERGTMLDASQIESKKAAINPLTLPTVEPLSTSGKKDSDFSKVAHYQSKRALAYKNIEKLLPFYNKATIVKYGNLVNENSLLYQKELLSAVMMKDNQVITDIVSNKQTANKLLLHYKDHSSEKLDLKYQDDFAKLAEYSLGDTGLLYTPNQFLYDQSSIIKQVLPDLQKVDYHSEAIRKTLGISPNVKQTELYLEDQFAKTKQHLEDSLKKLLSADAGLAGDNPVTKGYLVDKIKHNKEALLLGMAYLERWYNFSYGQVNVKDLVLYHLDFFGKGNASPLDALIELGKSGFNNLLAKNNVDTYGISLASHHGTTDLFSTLEHYRKVFLPKTSNNDWFKSETKAYIVEEKSTIEEVKTKQGQTGSKYSIGVYDRITSATWKYRNMVLPLLTLPERSVFVISTMSSLGFGAYDRYRNSEHKAGKALNDFVEENARETAKRQRDHYDYWYRILDNEGREKLYRTILLYDAYKFGDDTTSGKATVEAKFDSTNSAMKNFFGPVGNKVVHNQHGAYATGDGVYYMSYRMLDKDGAITYTHEMTHDSDQDIYLGGYGRRSGLGPEFFAKGLLQAPDQPSDATITINSILKHSKSDSAEGSRLQVLDPTERFQNAADLQSYVHNMFDLIYMLEYLEGQSIVNKLNVYQKMAALRKIENKYVKDPADGNEVYATNVVKELTEAEAQNLNSFESLIDHNILSAREYQTGDYERNGYYTIKLFAPIFSALSSEKGTPGDLMGRRIAYELLAAKGFKDGMVPYISNQYEEAAKQKGQTINLYGKERGLVTDKLVLDKVFEGKYASWAAFKKAMYKERVDQFENLKQVTFKDPTKPWPSYGTKTINQVSELQALMDQAVLKDAVSPRWSNYNPEYDSAVHKLKRAIFKAYLDQTNDFRTSIFKK